From the Carettochelys insculpta isolate YL-2023 chromosome 27, ASM3395843v1, whole genome shotgun sequence genome, one window contains:
- the LOC142002392 gene encoding bone morphogenetic protein 2-like → MLRFLLLLLLARLQSCNPRPPNHLPEEESEDVRTEALKRLLEVFGIEDPPRSPHHIKQPPQYMVDLYNTVAGADGITKDPDILEGNTVRSFLDKIHSDQMHFLFILSSVAKNERILTAELHLFRLRTKVPQGPMYMRHHFCQVSVYQVLDKNKLESSEGKKLLAAKLVALQGSGWEVFGITQAVRDWMEEDSSNHGLLVTIRGLGGAPVDPTVVRFASGRDHHESKKPMLVLFTDDGRRGAALPVSSLPDLSPQTPELLAEPLAPAVARVRNARSVDQFLPCQRQLLSVDFEEIGWSGWIISPKSYNAYHCKGSCPFPLGENMRPTNHATVQSIINALKLSQGVSSPCCVPDKLFSINLLYFDDDENVVLKQYDDMVAGSCGCH, encoded by the exons ATGCTGAGattcctgttgctgctgcttctcgCCAGGCTGCAGAGTTGCAATCCCAGACCGCCCAATCACCTTCCAGAGGAGGAGTCAGAAGATGTGAGAACAGAAGCTCTTAAGAGGCTTTTGGAAGTATTTGGCATAGAAGATCCTCCCCGCTCACCCCACCATATCAAGCAGCCTCCCCAGTACATGGTGGACCTATACAACACGGTAGCAGGAGCTGATGGCATCACCAAAGACCCTGACATTCTGGAAGGAAACACTGTCCGCAGCTTCTTGGATAAAA TTCACAGTGATCAGATGCATTTCCTGTTCATCCTATCGAGTGTGGCTAAAAATGAGAGGATCCTGACAGCAGAGCTGCATCTCTTCAGATTGAGGACTAAGGTTCCCCAGGGACCTATGTATATGAGGCATCACTTTTGCCAG GTGAGTGTCTATCAAGTCCTGGACAAGAACAAATTGGAATCCTCTGAAGGAAAGAAGCTGCTGGCAGCTAAACTTGTCgccttgcagggctctggctgggaggtgtttGGCATCACACAGGCT GTTCGTGACTGGATGGAAGAAGACAGCAGTAACCATGGCCTGCTGGTGACTATCCGTGGTTTGGGGGGTGCTCCAGTGGACCCCACTGTGGTGCGATTTGCATCAGGAAGAGATCACCATGAAAGCAAGAAGCCCATGCTGGTTCTGTTCACTGATGATGGGAGACGAGGAGCCGCGCTGCCTGTCAGCAGCCTCCCAG ATTTAAGCCCTCAGactccagagctcctggctgaaccgctggccccagcagtggccagGGTGCGGAATGCCCGCTCTGTGGATCAGTTCCTGCCATGCCAGCGACAACTCCTTTCCGTGGACTTTGAGGAAATCGGCTGGTCAGGTTGGATAATCTCCCCAAAAAGCTACAATGCCTATCACTGTAAAGGGTCCTGCCCTTTTCCCTTGGGTGAGAACATGAGACCAACAAACCATGCCACAGTGCAGTCCATCATCAATGCCCTCAAACTGAGCCAGGGTgtcagcagcccctgctgtgtcCCAGACAAGCTCTTCTCCATCAACCTTCTCTACTTCGATGATGATGAGAATGTTGTCCTTAAACAGTACGATGacatggtggctgggagctgtggctgcCACTGA